In Acidobacteriota bacterium, a genomic segment contains:
- a CDS encoding FtsX-like permease family protein, whose protein sequence is MRLSTLLSRNLIYFWRSNLAVVLGVATAVAVLSGALLVGDSVRGSLRDLFVQRLGNTGEVIGATSFFREKLADEIQADSRFAGAFSGACPLIVLNGLVIDERSGRRASRVQVYGVDDRFWKFHERDSNVTPLTEREVLLSPDLASELGSEPGQTVLLRIEKPSAIPAGSLHGKKDDLGRTIRLTAREALAASNLGEFSLRPSQGPVRAVFVPLARLQKDLEQPGKVNIILLDEKPSGTGDQETARPSLMAEVLKETFILEDLGIKLRVLDEQRGIALESDSAIISDTLYSSAQDAAARAGMRVSPILSYLANSLRIGDREVPYSLMTAIDSESLEALKRAEARSHEPLDPLADTQKTIPPILLNSWAANDLDARLGDVVTLEYYLWKDDGQLSTHTAPFMLAGVVPLTGQAADRDYVPDYPGITATQNIGDWDPPFPVDLKRVRPRDEDYWHKYRTTPKAFIPLEAGQQLWQSRYGKLTSLRMITSPGADPQSHLDSLKQSLHAALDPTENGFSISPVRLEGLQASRGATDFGEYFVYFSFFLVAGALLLASLFFKLGIEQRLREIGTLRAVGFPAAVVRSLFLREGLVLATAGSILGVIGAVGYGELMIYGLRTWWVGAVGTTRLSLHISALSLLLGGAGGIVIALSCVVWTLRTLQRSSPRSLLTGSLDAATQREPAGSARARAFPSAQLLSIALALAGAVLLIAASLDRIGKTAGFFGAGTALLAAMLCFEYGWLRRRVRNPIKGNGWWPVSRLGFRNATYRPGRSILCIALIASAAFIIVAVDAFKRDNRDAALDRKSGNGGFPLLAESLLPLYHDPNTPGGREALNIAAQKGFEPQNVSFTRFRVRPGDDTSCLNLYQPRNPRIVAPGDDFVQSGRFSFQESSAETKEEKENPWLLLNRELPDGAIPIIADANSMTYVLHRKLGEEIVVSRANGEPARLRLVAALADSIFQGELLMSEANFLRLFPDRGGYRFFLLDVAPEASSVAAGVLEEQLADFGFDAMPTSERLASFHRVENTYLSTFQTLGGLGLVLGTLGLATVLLRNVLERRRELALLKAIGYNSGHFALMVITENAFLVSCGLVTGSLSALVAIGPAFVSRGGHLPALSMWLLLSVFVTGLFASLVATIAALRTPLLPALRSE, encoded by the coding sequence ATGCGACTCTCCACTCTCCTCTCTCGAAATCTCATCTACTTCTGGCGCAGCAATCTCGCCGTCGTGCTAGGAGTCGCAACCGCGGTGGCCGTCCTGTCCGGGGCTTTGCTGGTAGGCGACTCGGTGCGCGGCAGCCTGCGCGACCTGTTCGTACAAAGACTCGGCAACACCGGCGAGGTCATCGGAGCGACGAGTTTTTTCAGAGAGAAGCTTGCTGACGAGATCCAAGCTGATTCCAGATTCGCCGGAGCCTTCAGCGGCGCGTGTCCGCTGATCGTGCTGAACGGTCTGGTGATCGACGAGAGGAGCGGCCGGCGCGCTTCAAGGGTTCAGGTCTATGGCGTGGACGATCGCTTCTGGAAGTTTCACGAACGCGACAGCAACGTGACGCCGCTGACCGAGCGCGAAGTCTTGCTGAGCCCGGACCTGGCGAGCGAGCTGGGCAGCGAACCCGGACAGACTGTTCTTCTGCGAATAGAGAAACCCTCAGCCATTCCCGCCGGATCGCTGCACGGCAAGAAGGACGACCTTGGCCGCACGATTCGGCTGACGGCTCGCGAGGCGCTTGCTGCGTCCAATCTGGGTGAGTTCTCACTTCGGCCAAGCCAGGGCCCGGTGCGAGCAGTCTTCGTGCCGCTCGCGCGATTGCAGAAAGACCTCGAGCAACCCGGCAAGGTCAACATAATTCTGCTTGACGAGAAGCCGTCAGGAACCGGTGACCAGGAAACCGCCAGGCCTTCGCTGATGGCAGAGGTATTAAAGGAAACCTTCATTCTTGAAGACCTTGGGATAAAGCTGCGGGTGCTCGACGAGCAACGCGGCATCGCGCTCGAAAGCGACAGCGCTATTATCAGCGATACGCTTTATTCAAGCGCGCAAGACGCGGCCGCGCGGGCGGGAATGCGGGTGTCGCCAATCCTCAGCTATCTCGCAAACTCTCTCCGCATAGGCGATCGAGAAGTTCCTTATTCGCTGATGACCGCGATCGACAGCGAGAGTCTTGAAGCATTGAAGCGCGCGGAGGCGCGAAGCCATGAGCCTCTAGACCCCCTTGCGGATACTCAGAAAACGATACCGCCGATTCTTTTGAATTCGTGGGCGGCAAACGATCTCGATGCGCGGCTGGGCGACGTGGTGACGCTTGAATACTACCTCTGGAAAGATGACGGCCAGCTCTCGACTCACACTGCTCCGTTCATGCTCGCGGGCGTTGTGCCTCTGACGGGTCAAGCCGCGGATCGCGATTATGTTCCGGATTATCCCGGGATCACCGCGACCCAAAACATTGGCGACTGGGACCCGCCTTTCCCCGTGGATCTCAAGCGCGTGCGGCCGCGCGACGAAGACTACTGGCACAAATACCGCACAACTCCCAAGGCGTTCATCCCGTTGGAAGCAGGTCAGCAGCTATGGCAGTCGCGCTACGGAAAGCTGACGTCGCTGCGAATGATCACGTCTCCGGGCGCGGACCCGCAATCGCATCTTGACTCCCTCAAGCAAAGTCTGCACGCTGCGCTTGATCCAACCGAGAACGGTTTTTCGATCAGCCCGGTGAGGCTCGAGGGTTTGCAAGCGTCGCGGGGGGCAACGGACTTTGGAGAGTACTTCGTCTACTTCAGCTTCTTTTTAGTCGCCGGCGCGCTGCTGCTTGCGAGTCTGTTCTTCAAGCTTGGCATCGAGCAACGACTGCGCGAGATCGGAACGCTTCGAGCGGTCGGCTTCCCGGCGGCCGTAGTGCGTTCGCTTTTTCTTCGCGAAGGATTGGTGCTCGCAACAGCGGGAAGCATTCTTGGGGTCATCGGCGCAGTTGGCTACGGCGAACTGATGATCTACGGTTTGCGCACCTGGTGGGTAGGCGCCGTTGGCACGACTAGGCTGAGCCTGCACATTTCTGCGTTGTCGCTGCTGCTGGGCGGCGCCGGCGGAATCGTCATTGCGTTGTCGTGCGTAGTGTGGACTCTGAGAACGCTTCAGCGTTCATCGCCGCGAAGTCTGCTCACCGGCAGCTTGGATGCGGCGACTCAACGCGAGCCGGCAGGCTCCGCGCGCGCGCGTGCGTTTCCTTCTGCGCAACTGCTCTCGATCGCCTTAGCCTTAGCGGGAGCGGTGTTGCTGATCGCGGCCTCGCTGGACCGGATCGGAAAGACGGCGGGATTCTTCGGCGCGGGAACCGCGCTACTCGCCGCGATGTTGTGCTTCGAGTATGGCTGGCTGCGGCGGAGGGTCAGGAACCCGATCAAGGGCAACGGCTGGTGGCCGGTTTCAAGGCTCGGCTTCAGAAACGCAACCTACCGTCCGGGCCGTAGCATTCTTTGCATTGCGCTGATCGCATCGGCGGCGTTCATCATCGTCGCGGTGGATGCCTTCAAGCGCGATAACCGAGACGCGGCGCTGGACAGGAAGTCGGGCAATGGAGGGTTCCCGCTACTGGCCGAGTCGCTGCTGCCTCTCTATCACGACCCGAACACACCCGGCGGCAGAGAGGCGTTGAACATCGCAGCTCAGAAAGGATTCGAACCCCAGAACGTGAGCTTCACCCGTTTCAGAGTTCGGCCCGGCGACGACACGAGCTGCCTGAACCTCTATCAGCCGCGCAACCCAAGGATCGTTGCGCCCGGCGACGACTTTGTTCAAAGCGGCCGCTTCTCGTTTCAGGAATCGTCGGCCGAGACGAAAGAAGAAAAGGAAAATCCGTGGTTGCTGCTGAATCGCGAGCTGCCCGATGGCGCGATCCCGATCATCGCCGATGCCAACTCGATGACTTACGTGCTTCATCGCAAACTCGGAGAAGAGATAGTCGTGAGCCGGGCGAATGGCGAGCCGGCGCGGCTGCGATTGGTGGCGGCGCTGGCCGACAGCATATTCCAGGGAGAGCTGTTGATGTCGGAGGCGAACTTCCTGCGGTTGTTTCCGGATCGCGGCGGCTACCGCTTTTTTCTGCTGGATGTGGCTCCCGAAGCCTCTTCCGTGGCAGCCGGCGTTTTGGAGGAGCAGTTGGCGGATTTTGGTTTCGACGCAATGCCGACTTCGGAACGGCTTGCGAGTTTTCATCGAGTAGAGAACACGTACCTGTCGACGTTTCAGACGTTGGGCGGGCTTGGGCTGGTGCTGGGAACATTGGGGCTTGCAACCGTGTTGCTTAGAAACGTGCTGGAGAGAAGACGCGAACTTGCGCTGCTCAAGGCGATCGGTTACAACTCGGGACACTTCGCGCTGATGGTGATCACCGAGAACGCGTTTCTTGTTAGCTGCGGTCTGGTGACGGGATCGCTAAGCGCGCTGGTCGCCATCGGACCGGCTTTCGTTTCAAGAGGCGGTCACCTTCCCGCTCTTTCGATGTGGTTGTTGCTGAGCGTGTTCGTAACCGGACTGTTTGCGTCGCTGGTGGCCACGATAGCCGCGCTGCGGACGCCGTTGCTCCCCGCGCTGCGCTCGGAGTAG
- a CDS encoding PQQ-binding-like beta-propeller repeat protein gives MANTMLSKIALRLCVAAALAGQVCFAQDWPQWRGPNRDGLVASFTAPRVWPDKLKTIWKVQAGIGHASPVVVGRRVYLHSRQDENEVASCFDLDTGKLIWHDSYPTPYMMNPAAFAHGKGPKSTPVVYNNRLYTFGISGILSCYDAATGKLSWRKEFSKQFKATSPLFGAAASPVVHNGLVIVHVGGHDAGALTAFDSQTGDVKWSWTGDGPGYASPIVFQSSGTSQIVTQTQKSIAGFSAESGELLWRIPFETEYVQNIVTPVVYKQTLIFSGLDKGTMAVRVIKRGDKWETERVWQNPEVSMYMNSPVVSGDYLFGLSHKRKGQFFCLDARTGETKWISNGREGDNAAIVAAGSFLFLLTEASDLLVAKNGATQFEVLKKYPVAESPTWAHPVVVGKGILIKDTKTIALLSFD, from the coding sequence ATGGCCAATACAATGCTCTCGAAAATCGCATTGCGGCTTTGCGTCGCCGCCGCACTCGCTGGTCAGGTTTGTTTTGCACAAGACTGGCCTCAATGGCGCGGCCCTAATCGCGACGGACTGGTCGCTTCCTTCACCGCTCCGCGAGTCTGGCCCGACAAGCTGAAGACAATCTGGAAAGTGCAGGCCGGGATCGGGCACGCATCGCCCGTCGTTGTTGGACGCCGAGTCTATCTGCACTCGCGGCAGGACGAGAACGAAGTCGCCTCGTGTTTTGATCTCGACACGGGAAAGCTGATATGGCACGACAGCTATCCTACTCCTTACATGATGAACCCGGCCGCGTTTGCTCACGGTAAGGGTCCTAAATCAACTCCGGTTGTTTACAACAACAGGCTGTACACCTTTGGCATCAGCGGCATTCTCTCCTGTTACGACGCTGCTACCGGAAAGCTGAGCTGGCGCAAGGAGTTTTCCAAACAGTTCAAAGCGACCTCGCCTCTCTTTGGCGCGGCGGCTTCGCCTGTTGTGCACAACGGTCTGGTGATTGTGCACGTTGGCGGCCACGATGCGGGCGCGCTCACAGCTTTTGATTCCCAGACGGGAGACGTGAAGTGGAGCTGGACGGGAGACGGGCCCGGCTATGCGTCGCCGATAGTTTTCCAGAGTAGTGGGACAAGTCAGATCGTCACGCAAACGCAGAAGTCGATTGCCGGGTTTTCAGCCGAAAGCGGTGAGCTGCTCTGGCGCATTCCGTTCGAGACCGAATACGTTCAGAACATCGTGACCCCGGTTGTCTACAAGCAGACGCTGATCTTCTCAGGTTTGGACAAGGGAACGATGGCAGTCAGAGTGATCAAGCGCGGAGATAAATGGGAGACCGAGCGAGTCTGGCAGAACCCTGAAGTATCGATGTACATGAACTCGCCGGTCGTGAGTGGAGATTATCTGTTCGGGCTTTCACACAAGCGCAAAGGTCAGTTCTTCTGTCTCGACGCGCGCACGGGAGAGACTAAGTGGATCAGCAACGGCCGCGAGGGAGACAACGCGGCGATCGTCGCGGCGGGGTCGTTTCTGTTTCTGCTGACCGAGGCATCGGACCTGCTGGTCGCAAAGAACGGTGCGACGCAATTCGAGGTTTTGAAAAAGTATCCGGTGGCAGAGAGTCCAACCTGGGCGCACCCGGTTGTTGTGGGCAAGGGAATCCTGATAAAAGACACGAAGACAATCGCGCTGTTGAGTTTCGACTGA
- a CDS encoding MFS transporter, whose amino-acid sequence MIEWYDFYIFGSLATVISPLFYPKGDDTLALIAYLSTFAVGFVVRPFGALFFGRIGDLVGRKYAFLVTLLIMGGATALIGFLPTYATIGIAAPIILLVIRILQGLALGGEYGGAAVYVAEHVPDGKRGFYTSFIQITATLGLFLSLAVILAVQNAMSKEAFGSWGWRLPFLISIFLVAISLYIRLRMKESPIFQHIKGAGMTSARPLKEAFTNWANLKLVLISLFGATAGQGVVWYTGQFYALFYLQTVLRVNGTSANYIIAAALLLGMPLFVLFGALSDRFGRKKIMMIGCLLAAVSYIPIYKAMQQAAGSNVVTAASQKNPVTGAITLVPQTVVDGVLQPANEVLPWTNFAGLMTNPIAWKLILLVFIQVIFVTMVYGPIAAYLVEAFPARIRYTALSLPYHIGNGIFGGLLPLIGLAVVAQTGNIYAGLYYPIVIAGITFIVGSLLLKETHSVLIWKELETERPGELQSDIDGPV is encoded by the coding sequence ATGATCGAGTGGTATGACTTCTACATCTTCGGCAGCCTTGCGACCGTCATTTCGCCGCTCTTTTACCCTAAGGGCGACGACACCCTCGCGCTGATCGCATACCTTTCGACTTTCGCCGTGGGGTTTGTCGTGCGCCCGTTCGGCGCGCTGTTCTTCGGGCGGATAGGCGATCTGGTCGGCCGAAAGTATGCGTTTCTGGTGACGCTGTTGATCATGGGAGGCGCAACGGCGCTGATCGGCTTTCTTCCAACCTATGCGACGATCGGGATCGCAGCTCCGATCATTCTTCTGGTGATTCGGATTCTGCAAGGCTTGGCGCTGGGAGGCGAGTACGGCGGGGCTGCCGTGTATGTTGCCGAGCACGTGCCCGATGGAAAGCGAGGCTTCTACACGAGCTTTATTCAGATCACGGCAACGCTCGGGCTGTTCCTTTCGCTTGCTGTGATCCTCGCCGTCCAGAACGCGATGAGCAAAGAAGCCTTCGGGTCGTGGGGCTGGCGGCTTCCGTTCCTGATCTCGATCTTTCTGGTAGCGATCTCACTGTACATTCGGCTGCGGATGAAGGAGTCGCCGATCTTCCAGCACATCAAGGGCGCCGGGATGACGTCGGCCCGGCCGTTAAAAGAGGCGTTCACCAATTGGGCGAATCTGAAGCTGGTGTTGATCTCTCTGTTTGGCGCGACGGCGGGACAAGGCGTGGTGTGGTACACCGGGCAGTTCTATGCGCTGTTCTACCTTCAGACGGTCCTCAGAGTGAACGGCACGTCGGCCAATTACATTATCGCCGCCGCGTTGTTGCTTGGGATGCCGTTATTCGTTCTGTTCGGCGCGCTGTCGGACCGTTTCGGCCGCAAGAAGATAATGATGATCGGGTGTCTGCTGGCCGCCGTCTCGTACATTCCGATCTATAAGGCGATGCAACAGGCGGCCGGCTCGAACGTGGTGACCGCCGCGTCGCAGAAGAACCCGGTAACCGGCGCGATCACTCTCGTGCCGCAAACCGTCGTTGATGGGGTGCTGCAACCTGCAAACGAGGTTCTGCCGTGGACGAACTTTGCCGGGCTCATGACCAATCCCATCGCCTGGAAGCTGATTCTGCTGGTGTTCATCCAGGTCATTTTTGTCACCATGGTTTACGGCCCGATCGCCGCGTACCTTGTCGAGGCGTTCCCGGCCAGGATCCGATACACCGCGTTGTCGCTCCCGTACCACATAGGCAACGGGATCTTCGGCGGATTGTTGCCGCTGATTGGACTGGCCGTGGTTGCGCAGACTGGCAACATCTACGCCGGGTTGTATTATCCGATTGTGATCGCGGGCATCACGTTCATCGTTGGGTCGCTTCTGTTGAAGGAGACCCACAGCGTGCTGATCTGGAAGGAGCTTGAGACGGAGCGGCCCGGCGAGCTGCAGAGCGATATCGACGGCCCGGTTTGA
- a CDS encoding PQQ-binding-like beta-propeller repeat protein, with protein sequence MVRKLFPFLILATLAAGSVYADNWPQWRGPFLNGVSAEKNLPFKWSAEENVTWKLTLPSWTGATPIIWGERIFLNVADGNDLFLWCVDRTKGEPLWKKLLGSGNTKMRKQNMSSPSPVTDGKSVWVMTGTGILKAFDFSGVELWARDVQKDYGRFGLNWGYASSPLLYEDALFVQVLHGMRTDDPSYVMRLDKKTGKTLWKVERPTNAISESPDSYTTPALLKYGKNVEIVITGGDCVTGHDPATGKELWRANGLNPDNHPNYRIVASPVVFEGVVYAPTRVKPLLALKAGGRGDVTESSRLWAFANGPDVPTPVTDGKYFYVVDDRGIMWCLDAKTGQAIWGPQRIKPATYSSSPVLADDKLYVTNEEGLTTVLKAGPKFEVLAENNLNDYTLSSPAVSDGQIFMRTAQYLYCIGKRVSK encoded by the coding sequence GTGGTCCGAAAGCTTTTTCCTTTCTTGATCCTCGCGACCTTAGCTGCCGGTTCGGTGTACGCTGATAACTGGCCGCAGTGGCGCGGTCCGTTTCTAAACGGCGTCAGCGCCGAAAAGAACCTGCCTTTCAAGTGGAGTGCCGAGGAGAACGTCACCTGGAAGCTCACCTTGCCGAGCTGGACCGGCGCGACCCCCATCATCTGGGGCGAGCGCATCTTTCTGAACGTCGCCGATGGAAACGACCTGTTCCTTTGGTGCGTGGACCGAACGAAAGGCGAGCCCCTCTGGAAGAAGCTTCTTGGGAGCGGCAACACCAAGATGCGCAAACAGAACATGTCGTCGCCTTCGCCGGTCACCGACGGCAAGAGCGTTTGGGTGATGACCGGGACCGGCATCCTCAAGGCATTCGACTTCAGCGGCGTCGAGCTGTGGGCGCGCGATGTACAGAAAGACTATGGGCGCTTCGGCTTGAATTGGGGATACGCATCGTCGCCGCTGCTCTATGAAGACGCGTTGTTTGTTCAAGTGCTTCACGGTATGAGGACCGACGATCCGTCTTACGTGATGCGGCTGGACAAGAAGACAGGCAAGACTCTTTGGAAGGTCGAGCGCCCGACAAATGCGATCAGCGAATCGCCTGACTCCTACACGACTCCCGCGCTTCTGAAGTACGGCAAAAACGTCGAGATTGTGATCACCGGCGGCGATTGCGTGACCGGTCACGATCCGGCAACGGGCAAGGAACTTTGGCGCGCGAACGGACTGAACCCCGACAACCATCCCAACTATCGAATCGTCGCGTCTCCGGTCGTGTTCGAAGGCGTCGTGTACGCGCCGACCAGAGTAAAGCCGCTGCTGGCTCTTAAAGCTGGCGGGCGCGGCGACGTGACCGAATCAAGCCGCCTCTGGGCGTTCGCCAACGGGCCCGATGTTCCGACCCCGGTGACCGACGGCAAGTATTTCTATGTTGTCGACGACCGGGGCATCATGTGGTGCCTCGACGCCAAGACAGGTCAGGCCATCTGGGGACCGCAGCGCATCAAGCCGGCGACGTACAGTTCATCGCCGGTGCTGGCCGACGACAAGCTTTACGTCACCAACGAAGAAGGGCTAACGACGGTGTTGAAGGCGGGCCCGAAGTTCGAGGTGCTGGCCGAGAACAACTTGAACGATTACACGCTCAGCTCGCCGGCTGTTTCGGACGGGCAGATCTTCATGCGAACCGCTCAGTATCTCTACTGTATCGGTAAGCGAGTATCGAAGTAG